The Toxotes jaculatrix isolate fToxJac2 chromosome 21, fToxJac2.pri, whole genome shotgun sequence genome includes a region encoding these proteins:
- the tha1 gene encoding threonine aldolase 1 produces MMSSAFSCRFLFKFLNHGIVASSKGHAAAAVLGRSPVRGYYNTGKTRYTGPGGAAHVRVVDLRSDTVTKPGPAMRQAMAEAEVGDDVMGEDPTVNELQKIAADMFGMEAALFVPTGTMSNLIAVMVHCRERGDEMIVGDLCHIHIYEQGGSAQLAGVHATTVTTLPDGTFDLDQLESKIRHGYPDPHYPRSRLICVENTHNIQGGRVLPLTFLQEVRALADRYGLSVHMDGARVMNAAVAQAVPPSTILQHTHTVSVCLSKGLGAPAGTMLAGPQDFIAQAVRCRKALGGGMRQAGVLAAAGKLSLLDMVGRLEEDHRNAKTFAQALLDCDPPLFAVDMAAVETNILRFRLEEPSLSPSEFCARMGQVCEGEEAALGQGIQVLMYPHFGNSVRAVWHLGISPEDTQLAIQKMQFVASQYLKEKLRAQ; encoded by the exons ATGATGTCTTCTGCATTttcctgcaggtttttgtttaaattcttAAACCACGGTATCGTCGCTTCAAGTAAAGGACATGCAGCAGCCGCTGTGTTGGGACGGAGCCCCGTGCGGGGCTACTACAACACCGGGAAGACCAGGTACACCGGGCCGGGCGGAGCGGCCCACGTCCGGGTGGTGGACCTCCGCAGCGACACGGTGACCAAGCCCGGGCCGGCGATGCGCCAGGCCATGGCGGAGGCCGAGGTCGGAGATGATGTGATGGGAGAGGACCCGACAGTTAATG AGTTACAGAAAATTGCAGCTGATATGTTTGGGATGGAGGCCGCGCTTTTTGTCCCTACTGGAACCATGAGCAACCTCATCGCAG TGATGGTGCACTGCAGGGAGCGGGGCGACGAGATGATTGTGGGCGATCTGTGCCACATACACATCTATGAGCAAGGAGGTAGTgcacag CTGGCTGGTGTCCATGCCACTACAGTGACCACCCTCCCCGATGGAACATTTGACTTGGATCAACTGGAGTCGAAGATCCGCCACGGTTACCCTGATCCCCACTACCCCCGCTCACGCCTCATTTGtgtggagaacacacacaacatacaggGAGGACGTGTGCTGCCTCTGACCTTCCTGCAGGAG GTTCGTGCTTTAGCAGACAGATATGGTCTGTCAGTTCACATGGATGGAGCCAGGGTGATGAATGCTGCTGTGGCCCAGGCGGTGCCTCCATCCACcatactgcagcacacacacaccgtcagtGTGTGCCTCTCCAAG GGTTTGGGTGCCCCCGCGGGAACCATGCTGGCTGGACCCCAAGACTTCATAGCCCAAGCAGTGCGGTGCCGTAAAGCCCTGGGTGGGGGGATGCGGCAAGCTGGTGTACTAGCAGCAGCTGGAAAACTGTCTTTACTGGATATGGTAGGAAGACTGGAGGAGGATCACCGCAATGCAAAAACCTTTGCTCAAG CTCTGCTCGACTGTGACCCTCCTCTATTTGCTGTAGACATGGCGGCCGTGGAGACAAACATCCTACGTTTCCGTCTAGAGGAACCCAGTCTCAGTCCCTCTGAGTTCTGTGCCCGCATGGGTCAGGTttgtgagggagaggaggcagcaTTGGGACAAGGCATACAAGTTCTCATGTACCCTCATTTTGGAAACTCAGTAAGGGCTGTGTGGCATCTTGGGATATCCCCTGAAGATACCCAGCTGGCCATCCAGAAAATGCAGTTTGTTGCTTCTCAGTACTTGAAGGAAAAACTCAGGGCCCAGTGA